CAATGATATCGTAATGGGCGACAGTTGAAATATAAACAACATCACCCATTTCATGACTTGGGTTTTTCACAACCGTATAAAAAGCCCCTTCAAGATCATTCTCATGACAAAATTTCCAAAAACACACAGCTTGATAATCACGTGGATGAAAAAAAGCATAAGTGATGAAGTAATGAGTACTTGTTTCAACAACATCATAATAGACATAAGCGGGCGTTGGGTATTTTTCTAAATTATCCCAATTATTATTTCCAACCCAGTCTCCATCAAAATTAAATCGGGTGATGGCATCAGCGCGTGGGTTTTTTCCGATTTCTTGATAAATTACTGGAGCATGATAGATGGCAAGTTTTTTAAGAAAATCAGATCCCAAGACAGAAGCGGTGAGTGCTTTTGATGGGCATAAAATTAAAACAATTAAAAGCCCCAGCAATCCCTGAGACATTCTTCCCCCAGATGCGTAACTTTAGATTTAAGCTACATATCTAGAATATCACTTCCACAAAAAATAAATGCGCGACTTAGGTGATGTTACCTCGTGAATTATGCAAATTTACGAATTTAGAATTGACGATGGTCTAGAGATTACCCGCGAAAAAAGGCCCCCAGCTCATTTTCCATAGGTTTTATGAGGGCAGAAATATTCTCAAGTCCAAGTGATTTACTTTCAGGTTTTTCAAAATTTTTAAGAACTCCCTCTAATACGGGAAGCACAACACTCACACTTGAACTTAATTCTTGAGCTAACTTCATATCTTTATGGGCATGCTCTAATTTAAAGCGCGCAGTAAAATCATCTGCTAAAATTTGAGGCCCGTAGATTTTTAGCATCTCACTACTTGCAGTACCCGAGAGCAGAGTATCAAATAATTCTTTAGGTTTGAGCCCAAAACGAATCGCTAATGGAAGTGCTTCAGCAAAAACAGCTAAGTTTCCGATGCAAATGAGGTTATTAATAATTTTTGCTATATGGCCGTTTCCGATATCGCCAAAATGACTTTGAATTTTACTCACAGCTTCAAGTACTTCTTTAACTTCTTCAAACCAGACTTTAGGGCCACCCACAAAAAGAGTGAGGGTGCCCTCATTTGCACCTTTTACTCCTCCTGTCACTGGAGAATCAAAAAATTTTAATGAACGCCGGTCAAATTCTTGAAATATTTTTTTTGTACTTTCAGGAGAAGACGTCGACATATCAACAACTGTATGATGACTTTGTAAAAGATGAATAAGGCCACTTTTACCAATGGTGAGCTCTTCAACTTCCACACTTGTTGGAACCATCAGAACAATAACGTCACTCTGCGCGACAAGTTCACTTAAATTGATAGCGGTTTTTGCACCTAAACTTTTAAGTTCACCAACGACTGTGAGATTTTTATGTGGCAATACAGTAAGATTAAAATTTTTCTTAAGCCAATTTCTTGCCATAGGTGCACCCATCAGGCCGAGTCCTATGAGTCCTACTTTTTTCATTACTTTGTCTCTTTTTTATCGATGTAAAGATCTGCTAAGTCAAGCTGATTGAGTTCATTGAGTCTCCAGCCCTTGATCTCTGGTTTCATGAGCATTGAAAAATGAATTCTGCCTAATGGAATACCCACGTATTCTTCTTTAAATAAAATATTATGGGCCACCGCACACACATTTTTTCTCTGGGTATAATTCATTTTTCTTTCACCTAAAGCTTTAACTAATCCGTCAAAGCGCACGTTTGAAAAGCCAACATAATTTTCAAGATGCCCTGTTTGAAATCTCTCAATTGCAGCCACACAAGTTGGTCTATTAAGCGCAACACCTAGCCTAAATGAATCAGGGGGGCTTGATTTAAGAGTGGCTAAATATTGTTTTTGTTCAAGCCCTCTAATTTCTACTTTCAAACCCAAATGACTTCGCCATTGTTCTTGAACCCATTCAGCAGTTTTTTTGATGTCATCACCACCGAGTTGACTAAAATAAAATTTTACAGATTTTTTTAAATCAAGTGGCGGCTGACTGGGAATAAACTCATTGCAAAAACCACCAGCTACCGGAAGCATGCTTTCAGTGATGCCAGGGCATCCTGGAGGGCCCAATGCATGAAACAAACGCGTGAAGTCTTTAAAATTTAAGCCATGGGCTAGGGCTTTACGAACTTCTTTTTTCTCAAAAGGGCTGCCAGGCCGCAGATTAAACCCAATGTAATCATAACGAGAAACAGGAAGTTGTAAAAAATCAGATCTCATTTTATAGGCTGGTATATTTGCAGTAGTTAAGCGCCATAAAAAATTAATCACACCTTTTTCATAGAGATTTAAAGCTGTGGAATCTTCTTCAACAAAAATAATTTCAGTTAAGGGTCGAGGGTTACGACCTGTCCAGTAGTTGTAATTGGGTTCTAATATTATTTTTTTCCCTTTAGACCATTCTTTAATTTTATAAGGGCCGCTAGTAACTTGTTTTGTAAAATCGCCACCTACAGGTGGCTTATAGGCAACAAATAATGGATTAGAAAGTTTCTCTAAAAATTCATAATCAGTGTTTGTGAGTTCAAATTCAAGATCAAGTGGAGTTACGGCCTTTAACCCTAGTTCTTTACTTGGAATCTTCCCTTCATAAATAGATTTTCCGTTTTTTACATTAAAGAACAAAAATGAATGAGGTGATTTACTCGTAGGTTCTACAACACGCCGAAATGAATCTACAAAATCTTGGGCTGTAATGGGTGTGTTATCACTCCATTTGATATTCTTTTTAATTTTGCAGTGCACAAGTGTCGGGTTTTTAAAACGACAACGCTCAGCAAGATCAAAAACCAATTCATCTTTTGAATAGCGAATTAGACCTCGAAAAAGGTTTCCGACAAGATAAGTGTGTTCACCTGGAGTTACTTGAATGGGATCAACAGTTTGTGGCTCATGCTTTAAGTGAAATCGAAATGTTTCATCAGCTAAACATTCGACATCAAAAGTTAGACCAAAGATCATTAAACCCAATATTAAACAATGCAACATGATCACCCTTCATAAACAATTATTTTGTTTTTGCTTCGGTCCAGAGCTGATCCCACATCTCACTGTGAACGCCAAGATCTTTCAGAAATTCCAAATGACCCACTTGAATTTTTTTCAGATGACTCGGCCTTAAGACTTCCTCAGAAATTAAAGATTCTGCAGCCTTATTAGGAGAACTGTAACCCAATTCTTCAGTAATTTCTTTGTTTACCTGAGCCTCAAGAATATAATTGATAAAGGCATGGGCAAGTTCAATGTTGTGAGCTTTTAAAGGAATAGCCATGGTGTCGATCCATACGGTTCCACCTTCTTTGGGTGTCACATATTTTAATTCAGGATTTGAGCGCATGAGAATTTGAGCATCGCCACTATAAATTTGTGCAATCCATATATCACCCGAAAGTACGTGTTGTTTAGGATCACTGGCAAAGAGTCTAATACTGGGCTTAAGTTTAATAAGCAATTTTTGCGCTTCTTCAAGTTCCTTTTTTTTCACTGAATTATTTGAGTATCCAAGCTTATGCAACATGGCCCCCAAAACTTCGCGCTCATCATCGAGGAGTGAAATATGCCCAGCGTATTCTTTTTGAAACAGTGCATTCCAAGACTCAATAGGAGTTTTCACAAATTTCGTATTGTAAATAAGCCCTGTGGTACCCCAGGTATAAGGTACTGAGTATTTACTTCCTGGGTCATATGGTACTTCAACAAAATCATTGGCAAGATTTTTATAGTTTGAGAGTTTTGATTTATCTAATTCCATCACAAGCTTGCTAGCAATCAGTGCACGTACGATGTAATCAGAAGGCACAATGACATCATAACCTTCAGCTCCAGCTTGAAGCTTTGCAAGTAACTCTTCATTATT
This genomic stretch from Oligoflexia bacterium harbors:
- a CDS encoding NAD(P)-dependent oxidoreductase; translation: MKKVGLIGLGLMGAPMARNWLKKNFNLTVLPHKNLTVVGELKSLGAKTAINLSELVAQSDVIVLMVPTSVEVEELTIGKSGLIHLLQSHHTVVDMSTSSPESTKKIFQEFDRRSLKFFDSPVTGGVKGANEGTLTLFVGGPKVWFEEVKEVLEAVSKIQSHFGDIGNGHIAKIINNLICIGNLAVFAEALPLAIRFGLKPKELFDTLLSGTASSEMLKIYGPQILADDFTARFKLEHAHKDMKLAQELSSSVSVVLPVLEGVLKNFEKPESKSLGLENISALIKPMENELGAFFRG
- a CDS encoding peptide ABC transporter substrate-binding protein, which codes for MLHCLILGLMIFGLTFDVECLADETFRFHLKHEPQTVDPIQVTPGEHTYLVGNLFRGLIRYSKDELVFDLAERCRFKNPTLVHCKIKKNIKWSDNTPITAQDFVDSFRRVVEPTSKSPHSFLFFNVKNGKSIYEGKIPSKELGLKAVTPLDLEFELTNTDYEFLEKLSNPLFVAYKPPVGGDFTKQVTSGPYKIKEWSKGKKIILEPNYNYWTGRNPRPLTEIIFVEEDSTALNLYEKGVINFLWRLTTANIPAYKMRSDFLQLPVSRYDYIGFNLRPGSPFEKKEVRKALAHGLNFKDFTRLFHALGPPGCPGITESMLPVAGGFCNEFIPSQPPLDLKKSVKFYFSQLGGDDIKKTAEWVQEQWRSHLGLKVEIRGLEQKQYLATLKSSPPDSFRLGVALNRPTCVAAIERFQTGHLENYVGFSNVRFDGLVKALGERKMNYTQRKNVCAVAHNILFKEEYVGIPLGRIHFSMLMKPEIKGWRLNELNQLDLADLYIDKKETK
- a CDS encoding spermidine/putrescine ABC transporter substrate-binding protein codes for the protein MKKILTFLVLFVVAGLWAFSKYRAARIEIQSDAPKKTLHLFAMSDYFPAKVIKDFEVKNNCQVRYDNFSNNEELLAKLQAGAEGYDVIVPSDYIVRALIASKLVMELDKSKLSNYKNLANDFVEVPYDPGSKYSVPYTWGTTGLIYNTKFVKTPIESWNALFQKEYAGHISLLDDEREVLGAMLHKLGYSNNSVKKKELEEAQKLLIKLKPSIRLFASDPKQHVLSGDIWIAQIYSGDAQILMRSNPELKYVTPKEGGTVWIDTMAIPLKAHNIELAHAFINYILEAQVNKEITEELGYSSPNKAAESLISEEVLRPSHLKKIQVGHLEFLKDLGVHSEMWDQLWTEAKTK